In Pristiophorus japonicus isolate sPriJap1 chromosome 2, sPriJap1.hap1, whole genome shotgun sequence, one genomic interval encodes:
- the LOC139231790 gene encoding histone H2B 1.2-like, whose product MTKKKTGTAKKGAKKTVTKAPLKSGKKRRKSRKESYSIYIYKVMKQVHPDTGISSKAMGIRNSFVNDIFERIAGEASHLAHYNKRRTISSREIQTAVRLLLPRELAKHAVSEGTKVVTKHTSSK is encoded by the coding sequence ATGACAAAAAAGAAAACGGGGaccgccaagaaaggcgccaagaaaaccGTCACGAAAGCTCCTCTGaagagcggcaagaagcgcagaaagtcgaggaaggagagttactccatctacatctacaaagtgatgaagcaggttcaccccgacaccggcatctcctccaaggccatgggcatcaggaactcgtttgtgaacgatattttcgagcgcatcgcaggTGAGGCTTCCCACctagcccattacaacaagcgccgtacCATCAGCtctcgggagatccagaccgccgtgcgcctgctgctgcccagggagctggccaagcacgccgtgtcggaagggacaaaggtggtgaccaagcacaccagctccaagtaa